The sequence TTTTTTGCTCCACTTGATCAAGAATATCGTTTTGCGACTTGCGCTCGTCAAAAACCTATGGCAATAGGCCGCCACGCTTGATGCTGAAGCAAACGCTTCGGCACCGGATGCTGCTATAGCTCAGGGGTAGAGCACTCCCTTGGTAAGGGAGAGGCCGAGAGTTCAAATCTCTCTAGCAGCACCATTTTCCCCGTCAAATCAGATATTTCCGCACCGGCCATTGCCGCATCTGTTTTGCGCGACGCAATCTGCATGTTCTGCCACACAGTCCGAGCAGGTCCCTGCAAACGGGAAAACCGCGCTTCCTGTGAAGCGCGGTTTCCGTATCCGAATATTCTGTTGCTGCCAGAGCGGGACGAAACCGCCCGTAGCCAACGGGCGCCGCTTACTGGCGGAATAGCGACAGGATATTTTCGGAGCTGGTATTGGCGATGGAGAGCGACTGGATGGCCAGCTGCTGCTGCGTCTGGAGCGCCTTGAGCTTGGTGGATTCCTCGTTCATATCCGCGTCGACGAGGCGGCCGATGCCCTTGTCGATGGAGTCGGTCAGCTTGGAGACGAAGTCTTCCTGTATGGCGATACGCATGGAGATGGAGCCAAGATCGGCAGTTGCGCTGGTGATTGCCTCTAGTGCTGCGTCGGTTGCACGAACCATGACGTCGAGCTCTTCGTTGCTCAGAGTTCTTATGTCGACGGTGTCGAGCGATGCCGCGGCTGTTACAACCGTTCCTGCGGGAATGGGAGTTACATCGACTACCCACTGGTTGGCGCCAGCATTGCTGGTTGCGGCGATCTCCTGCCCGGGGTTGGAAGCTGCTGCGACGGCTTTAACCCATACGCCGTTGACCTTCACATAATCACCCGCTGCTGCACCACCTGCAACGGCCGTGGTGACGTTTGCATAGTTCCCTTCGAATGTGGCGCCGGATTTGATGAGGCTGTCGACGGAATTGGTGAGAACGGCATGCTCGCTGATTGTGCCGCTGGTGTTGATCTTCAAGGTCGTGGACGCAGGAGTGACGTTGAAGACGCGATCGATAATACCGAGCTGGCCCCCTTCGTCAAAAAGAACCGTCGTGCTGTCCAGTTGATAATCGATCTTTTTAACAGATACGGAGCCGTCTGCCGTGCGGATGAAGGAGCCAACGACGTTTTTGGTAACTGCATTGCCGGTAGCTGAGGTCAAATCCGCCTGAAGCCAGTTTTCGCCGGAAAAGGAGGCGGAAGAGGAGATACTGCGTAACTGTTCTTGCAGTTGCGAGATTTCTTCCTGGATTTTGCTTCTGTCTACGCCTTCTTCCGTCGCCGCAACCATCTTCGCCTTGACCTGCTTTACGACTTCGACCGCCGATTCCATGGCGGAATAAGCCGTGTCGACCTTTGCCGCGCCAAGACCGAGAGCGTCCTGAACTGCGGAGAGCGCCATGTTGTCAGAGCGCATTGTGGTGGCGATTGACCAGTAGGCCGCATTGTCGGAAGCCGTGCCTACGCGCAGTCCCGAGGAAACGCGGCTTTGTGTCGTTTCCATTTTCGCATCGATAGACCGCAAGGTCTGGAGAGCTGCCATTGCGGAGATATTGGTCAGAATGCTGGTCATCTTTGTGCCCCTTGATTGGCTAATGGAGAAGGGACATTCCGGGATCGCCGGGAACGATTGAGCGGCCTGATGCCTGTTAACCTCTTTTTCGTCTTGGTTAACCAATCGTTTCGATGGGCCTTTTCTAAGGCTCGAATGGTTAACAAAACCTAAAGCGCAAACTGGAAAAATTAATAAATGTGAATGGCGACGATCCGGGTAAACAAAAAAGGCCGCGCTTTCGAAAAAGCGCGGCCCGTTTTTTTGGATTTTGTGCCGATTAACGGAAGAGCGACAGGATGCTCTCCGAAGAGCTGTTTGCGATCGAAAGCGACTGGATGGCCAGCTGCTGCTGAGTCTGCAGAGCCTTGAGCTTGGTGGACTCTTCGTTCATTTCAGCGTCGACCAGACGTCCAACACCCGAGTCGATCGAGTCGGTCAGCTTGGAGACGAAGTCTTCCTGCAGGCCGATACGCATGGAGATCGAGCCGAGGTCTGCAGCGGCGCTCGTCATGTCCTTCAGGGCGGCGTCAACGGCCTTCATCATCTGGTTGATCTGCGTGCCGGATAGGCCGATGATGTTGATACCGTCGAGAGAGGTTACGGCAGGCGTCGTGGTCGGTGCATTGGCCGTGGCGACGATCCAGCTTGCTGCTGCCGGCGTAGTGGTGGTAGCAGCGATTTCCTGCGTGGGAGCGGTGGTTGCGTTAGCAGCCAGAACCCATGTGCCCTCGACCTTAACGTAGTCGCCGACACCTGCGCCACCAGCAGCGGCGGTCGTTACGCTTGCGTAGTTGCCCTGGAATGCAGCGCCGGATTTGATGAGGCTGTCGATGGAGAAGGACTTTACAGTAACTTCGGAAGTCACGCCGCCGGTGTTGATGCTGAGCGTAACGCCATCTTCTGCGACTGTGTAGACCTTGTCCAGGATACCGGTCTTCGTGCCCGTTGCACGGGTATCGAAGAGAACGCTATCGGTGTCGAGAGTGTAGTCGATCTTCTTGACGGAAACGATACCGTTGGCATCACGAACGAAGGAACCGACGACATCTTTGGTGACGGTGCCACCAGCAACGGAAAGGTCTGCCTGCAGCCAGTTTTCGCCAGAGAACGAAGCTGCTTCGGAAATGCCGCGGAGCTGCTCCTGAAGCTGAGTGATTTCTTCCTGAACCTTGTTCTTGTCAACGCCGTCTTCAGTGGCGGCTACAAGCTTGGCCTTGATTTCCTTAACGACTTCGATAGCCGATTCCATACCGGCATAAGCCGTGTCAACCTTGGCTGCGCCGAGGCCGAGAGCGTCCTGAACGGCGGAAAGCGCCATGTTGTCGGAACGCATGGTGGTCGCGATAGACCAGTAAGCAGCGTTGTCGGATGCGGTGCCAACGCGCTGGCCGGAAGAGACGCGGCCCTGAGTGGCTTCCATGTCCTGACCGATAGAGCGCAGGGTCTGGAGCGCAGACATTGCTGCGATGTTGGTGAGAATGCTCGTCATGATAAAGGTGCCCCTTGAATGGCTGATTAAAAAAGGGACATTCCGGTTTCACCGGGAACGGCGCGCAGCGTCATGCTTGCTAACCAGCTGATTTTTAAAGGTTAGCTCGCCGTTTCGATGGCCTTAGCTAATCCCTGTTTGGTTAATGAACCCCTAAGCAGGCAAGAAAACATCACATCTTTTGATTTAATTTTTCCACCCTTGCGTGCGCGCGCGTATCAAAAAGACATTAAAAAAAAGATAAGGCCGCCCCTTTTTCAAGGGACGGCCTTATTTTGATTTGGCTGGTTCAGCCTTCCAGCCATTTCTTCTCTATCTCGTTGATTGTCCGGTCAGCCCCCGAACAGTCAGTTCGATATTAAATCCCCCAGCCCCAATGGGCTACGAGAATGCCGTTTATTAACGGAACAGCGACAGGATGTTCTGCGAGTCGCTGTTTGCGATCGAGAGCGACTGGATCGCCAGCTGCTGCTGGGTCTGCAGTGCCTTCAGGCGGGTAGACTCTTCGTTCATGTCGGCATCAACGAGACGTCCGACGCCCTTGTCGATGGAGCCCTTCAGCTTCGACGCGAAGTCTTCCTGCAGAGAGATACGGGAAGAGATCGAACCGAGCTGTGCGCCAGCGCTGGTCAGTTCGGTAAGAGACTTATCTACCGCCTTGACCAGAGCAGAAAGCTGCGTGCCCGTCAGCGAGGAGATGTTCATGGAAAGAACCGAACCGGAGGCCGCAACCGTGCCTGCGCCGGCGTTGGTCGTGTCCACCATCCAGGTACCTGCCGTGATAGTGCCCGCAGCCGTGGTCGTGGATGCGATTTCCTGCGTTCCGGCGGAGGCAACTGCTTTAACCCACGAACCTTCGACCTTTACGTAGTTGTCGGTAGCGGTCTTGGCGAAGTTACCCTGGAATTCTGCACCTGCCGTGGTCAGCGTATCCAGCGAGTAAGCCTGAACCGTGTGCTCGCTCAGGGTGCCGCCATCATTGATGGTCAGCGTGACGGTGTCGACGCCAACGTCCTGAACCTTGTCAAGAATACCGGTCTTGGTGCCCGTAGCGCGGGTATCGACGAGAACCTTGGACGCGTCCATGAGGTAGTCAATCGTCTTGACCGAAACAGTGCCGCCTTCGCGAACGAACGAACCGACGACAGACTTGGTGGTTGCAGCAGCAGAAAGGTCAGCCTTCAGCCAGTTTTCACCAGAGAACGAAGCCGATTCGACGATGCCCTTCAGCTGGTCCTGGAGCTGGGTGATTTCGCCCTGAATCTTGGTCTTGTCAGCAGACGATTCCTGAGCCGTTACCAGCTTGTTCTTGATCTGCTTGACGACGTCGATGACCGATTCCATACCGGCGTAAGCCGTGTCAACCTTGGCAGCGCCGAGGCCGAGTGCGTCCTGTACAGCGCCGAGCGCTTCGTTGTCGGAGCGCATAGTGGTCGCGATCGACCAGTAGGCAGCGTTATCGGAAGCGGAGCCAACCTTCAAACCCGAAGAAATGCGGCTCTGGGTGTCTTCCATGTTGGAAGAAATCGAACGCAGCGTCTGGAGAGCAGACATGGCGTTAATGTTGGTGAGAATGCTTGCCATAATAAATGTGTCCCTTGTTTTTACGAGATACTGGAGTGGGGACATTCCGGACTTGGTATTACCGGCCGCAACGTTTCGGCTTCATGCCACTCGGTTCAGAATTATTATGTTCTGGAAACCAAACACGCTGCGTGTGATTTGGAGTTTCCCAGCGAAAAATTGCACAATTCTTAATTTTGGAACTCGCTTTTGTGATGAATTACTTATGGTTATTTTTATGTTATTTAAAATGGTTACTTATTTCCTGCGGGATATGGTTATTTATTGCTTGGCAAAAATGGTAACCAAAGCATTAAAACGATAAAACCCCACGGCCGTGGGGCTGAGGGGTTAAGAAACAGGGTTAATGCGTGTCAGTGCGGCACGGATGCCTGTCAGTTGAACGATCTGACGAGGCTGCCGACGAGCAGGTTCCAGCCGTCGATCAGTACGAAAAACAGGATCTTGAACGGCAGGGAAATCGAGGTGGGCGGCAGCATCATCATGCCCATGGCCATGGTGATGGTGGCAACGATCAGATCGATGACGAGGAATGGCAGGATGATAAGGAAACCGATCTCGAAACCGCGCCGGATTTCCGACAGCATGAAGGCCGGAACGAGCACGCGGTAGTCAACGACATTGTCGGTCATCACTCCCTGTCCGCGCTCGCGGGCAATATCCACGAAGAGCTTCAGATCCTTGTCACGCGTGTTGGCGTTCATGAAGG comes from Rhizobium rhizogenes and encodes:
- a CDS encoding flagellin is translated as MTSILTNISAMAALQTLRSIDAKMETTQSRVSSGLRVGTASDNAAYWSIATTMRSDNMALSAVQDALGLGAAKVDTAYSAMESAVEVVKQVKAKMVAATEEGVDRSKIQEEISQLQEQLRSISSSASFSGENWLQADLTSATGNAVTKNVVGSFIRTADGSVSVKKIDYQLDSTTVLFDEGGQLGIIDRVFNVTPASTTLKINTSGTISEHAVLTNSVDSLIKSGATFEGNYANVTTAVAGGAAAGDYVKVNGVWVKAVAAASNPGQEIAATSNAGANQWVVDVTPIPAGTVVTAAASLDTVDIRTLSNEELDVMVRATDAALEAITSATADLGSISMRIAIQEDFVSKLTDSIDKGIGRLVDADMNEESTKLKALQTQQQLAIQSLSIANTSSENILSLFRQ
- a CDS encoding flagellin; translation: MTSILTNIAAMSALQTLRSIGQDMEATQGRVSSGQRVGTASDNAAYWSIATTMRSDNMALSAVQDALGLGAAKVDTAYAGMESAIEVVKEIKAKLVAATEDGVDKNKVQEEITQLQEQLRGISEAASFSGENWLQADLSVAGGTVTKDVVGSFVRDANGIVSVKKIDYTLDTDSVLFDTRATGTKTGILDKVYTVAEDGVTLSINTGGVTSEVTVKSFSIDSLIKSGAAFQGNYASVTTAAAGGAGVGDYVKVEGTWVLAANATTAPTQEIAATTTTPAAASWIVATANAPTTTPAVTSLDGINIIGLSGTQINQMMKAVDAALKDMTSAAADLGSISMRIGLQEDFVSKLTDSIDSGVGRLVDAEMNEESTKLKALQTQQQLAIQSLSIANSSSESILSLFR
- a CDS encoding flagellin translates to MASILTNINAMSALQTLRSISSNMEDTQSRISSGLKVGSASDNAAYWSIATTMRSDNEALGAVQDALGLGAAKVDTAYAGMESVIDVVKQIKNKLVTAQESSADKTKIQGEITQLQDQLKGIVESASFSGENWLKADLSAAATTKSVVGSFVREGGTVSVKTIDYLMDASKVLVDTRATGTKTGILDKVQDVGVDTVTLTINDGGTLSEHTVQAYSLDTLTTAGAEFQGNFAKTATDNYVKVEGSWVKAVASAGTQEIASTTTAAGTITAGTWMVDTTNAGAGTVAASGSVLSMNISSLTGTQLSALVKAVDKSLTELTSAGAQLGSISSRISLQEDFASKLKGSIDKGVGRLVDADMNEESTRLKALQTQQQLAIQSLSIANSDSQNILSLFR